The Coregonus clupeaformis isolate EN_2021a chromosome 18, ASM2061545v1, whole genome shotgun sequence genome has a segment encoding these proteins:
- the LOC121530773 gene encoding RING finger and transmembrane domain-containing protein 2, with protein MQRRHSSNTDGMPSERSRSQTLGSESSLDEGGVFDCLKPDSSTSPQQLFSGLVGVGVPSGSGVPSANFQVAGLVLGTPPDVFIQMTASSREEGGPHRSECGPYLPRPPPHHHHNHHHFHQPLQHRTSLLHSAAGAGERHGNREEASEDPSTPAPALSELKPVVTWLQRGFPFILILLAKVCFQHKLGIALCVGMASTFAFANSTFKHQVSLREERSVVVALWMIMFLSGNIVYLYYTFGAEELYNSLMFAKPNINSFDFFDLIWAVGITDFVLKYFTIGLKCFILFLPKILLAFKSRGKFYLVIEELSQLFRALVPIQLWYKYIMGEDPSTSYFLGAMLIISYSLCKSFDLCGRVSAIRKAMAILCSSQSYGVRASSQQCSEAGDICAICQGDFRDPIVLLCQHVFCEECLCLWFDRERTCPLCRSAVIETLHCWKDGTTSAHFQIY; from the exons ATGCAGAGAAGACACAGCAGCAACACGGATGGCATGCCCTCTGAAAG gAGCCGTAGCCAAACCCTTGGATCAGAAAGCAGCCTGGACGAAGGAGGCGTGTTTGACTGCCTGAAACCCGACTCGTCCACCTCCCCCCAGCAGCTCTTCTCCGGCCTGGTTGGGGTCGGGGTTCCCTCGGGATCCGGTGTGCCCTCCGCAAACTTCCAGGTGGCTGGCCTTGTTCTGGGGACTCCTCCAGACGTCTTCATCCAGATGACTGCCTCCTCCAGGGAGGAAGGGGGGCCACACCGCTCTGAGTGTGGGCCCTACCTCCCCCGCCCGCCCCCACACCATCATCACAACCACCACCACTTCCACCAGCCGCTCCAGCACCGTACATCCCTGCTGCACTCTGCTGCGGGGGCCGGAGAGAGGCATGGGAACAGGGAGGAGGCCTCGGAGGACCCCTCTACACCGGCTCCGGCCTTGTCGGAGCTGAAGCCTGTAGTCACCTGGCTACAGAGGGGGTTCCCATTCATCCTGATCCTCCTGGCTAAAGTGTGTTTTCAGCACAAGCTCG GTATTGCTCTGTGTGTTGGGATGGCCAGCACGTTTGCCTTCGCCAATTCAACATTCAAGCACCAGGTGTCACTACGG GAGGAGAGGTCTGTGGTTGTAGCTCTGTGGATGATCATGTTCCTATCTGGAAACATAGTGTATCTCTACTACACATTCGGTGCTGAGGAGCTGTACAACAG tctgATGTTTGCAAAGCCCAACATCAACAGCTTTGACTTCTTTGATCTAATCTGGGCGGTAGGGATCACCGACTTTGTTCTCAAGTACTTTACCATCGGCCTGAAGTGCTTCATTCTGTTTCTACCCAAGATCCTCCTGGCCTTCAAATCCAGG ggtaagTTCTACCTGGTGATAGAGGAGCTGAGTCAGCTGTTCAGGGCCCTGGTGCCCATCCAGCTGTGGTACAAGTACATCATGGGAGAGGACCCATCCACCAGCTACTTCCTAGGAGCCATGCTCATTATCAGCTACAGCCTCTGCAAG TCGTTTGACCTCTGTGGACGAGTATCAGCCATACGCAAGGCAATGGCAATTCTCTGCAGTTCTCAG AGTTATGGTGTGAGAGCCAGTAGCCAGCAGTGCAGTGAAGCTGGGGACATTTGTGCTATTTGTCAGGGCGACTTCAGAGACCCCATCGTTCTTCTCTGTCAG CATGTGTTCTGTGAGGAGTGCCTGTGTCTGTGGTTCGACCGTGAGCGAACGTGCCCCCTGTGTCGATCTGCGGTCATAGAGACCCTGCACTGCTGGAAGGACGGCACCACCTCTGCCCACTTCCAGATCTACTAG